The nucleotide sequence TTGGTGGTGATACCGACAACTGGGTATGGCCACGTCATACAGGTGACTTCTCTATCTTTAGAATCTATGCTGATAAAGATGGTAAACCTGCAGAATATTCAAAGGATAACGTACCATACAAACCTAAATACCATTTCCCAATTTCATTGAATGGTGTTAAACCTGACGACTTTACTATGGTTTATGGTTTCCCTGGAAGAACGCAACAGTACTTACCATCGGAAGGCGTTTCTTATGTAGTGAATACTTCTAATCCTATTAAAATCGCGATGCGTGAAAAAACTATCGAGATTTTAGATAAAAACATGGCTGCTAGTGACGAAGTAAGAATCAAGTATTCTGCTAAAAAAGCAAGAGTAGCTAATGCTTATAAAAAATGGATTGGTGAAAGTAAAGGACTAAAACGTCTTGATGCCATCAATAAGAAAGAAGAACAAGAAAAAATGTTCGAAGAAGCAGTTAAAAATAAGCCAGAATATGCTTCTTTATTAGAAAGCTTCAAGAAAGAATTTGCTGAGGTTGAAAAATACCAACTTGCCAGAGACCTATACATTGAAGAAATGTATTATGGCCCAGAAGTTTTACGCTTTGCTCTAGGTTTTAGTGAACTGAAATCTTTACAAGCAGGTAGCCCTGAAATGACAAAAACAATTGCTGCATTAAAGAATAAAGCAAAAGGTTTTTATAAAAACTATGATAAAGCAACGGATCAAGAAATATTTGTTTCTGCTTCTACACTTTACTCTGGAGCAATCGATGCCAGTTTCTTACCAGATGAATTCTTAAAAGCTAAAGAAAAAGGGTCATTTGATAAACTAGCTGGATCTATTTATAAGAAGAGTATTTTCGCTAATCAAGAGAAATTAATGACACTATTAGATGGTTCTGAAGCTTCTATCTATGCTAAAATTAAAAAAGACCCTGCTTTTGTTTTAGCAAAAGAGATTTATGACATCTATGCGACTCAAATTGTTCCTGATTACCGTAGATTGACAGAAGAGATTGACTTATCTATGCGTACATATGTAAAAGCATTAAGAGAAGTTTTCCCTAATAGAGAATACGTTGCTAACAACAAAGGAGCCAGCAAAAAATATTGGTCGGATGCCAATTCTACTCTTAGAGTTACATATGGCAAGATCGAAGGCTCT is from Flammeovirga agarivorans and encodes:
- a CDS encoding S46 family peptidase produces the protein MKKYFHILLFACVIVPSSVFAHEGMWLPSLLQQLNEEDMKANGFKLSAEDIYSVNKSSMKDAVVWFGRGCTGEVVSDQGLILTNHHCGYGQIQSHSTVKDDLLTNGFAAQSFGEELPNSGLTVSFVVRIDDVTSKVLAGVKDGMPEDKRQGIIDENIKKVGDAAVKGTHYNYIIKPFFYGNEYYMFTMETFKDIRLVFAPPSSIGKFGGDTDNWVWPRHTGDFSIFRIYADKDGKPAEYSKDNVPYKPKYHFPISLNGVKPDDFTMVYGFPGRTQQYLPSEGVSYVVNTSNPIKIAMREKTIEILDKNMAASDEVRIKYSAKKARVANAYKKWIGESKGLKRLDAINKKEEQEKMFEEAVKNKPEYASLLESFKKEFAEVEKYQLARDLYIEEMYYGPEVLRFALGFSELKSLQAGSPEMTKTIAALKNKAKGFYKNYDKATDQEIFVSASTLYSGAIDASFLPDEFLKAKEKGSFDKLAGSIYKKSIFANQEKLMTLLDGSEASIYAKIKKDPAFVLAKEIYDIYATQIVPDYRRLTEEIDLSMRTYVKALREVFPNREYVANNKGASKKYWSDANSTLRVTYGKIEGSEPRDGVEFKYYTTLEGVMEKRLTDVPMTHEFYVPQKLMDLYKSKDYGQYGEDGKMIVCITGSNHTTGGNSGSPVINAEGQLIGINFDRTWESTMSDLMFDPVKCRNIIVDIRYVLFVVDKFGNCPRLIEEMTLVKQ